A single region of the Kocuria rosea genome encodes:
- a CDS encoding LacI family DNA-binding transcriptional regulator, with protein sequence MTPARPAVSIKEVAREAGVSIGTVSNVLNRPEVVSEDRRRRVLRVIEDLGYVRNDVARQLKAGRSRTVGLVVQDSANPFYNEIALGAETAAERLGQAVIIGNAGLSPERESLYLDLFEEQRVRGVLVTPQTPERARVDVLRSRGTPVVLVDEHAAPSEYCSLAVDDVEGGRAAVAHLLGTSRRRIAYVGGPDSLHQVRDRRAGAQRAVEAVPGASLESFSTTALTVLEGRRVGEQILELPPERRPEAVFAANDLLALGLLQAFAFTHRVRVPEDIALIGYDDIDFATSAIVPLSSIRQPARLIGRTAVELLEDEITDPGHHHRHVSFQPELVVRDSTRPAA encoded by the coding sequence GTGACCCCTGCGCGACCGGCGGTGAGCATCAAGGAGGTGGCCCGGGAGGCCGGGGTGTCCATCGGCACCGTCTCCAACGTCCTCAACCGCCCCGAGGTGGTCTCCGAGGACCGCCGCCGCCGCGTGCTCCGGGTCATCGAGGACCTGGGCTACGTCCGCAACGACGTCGCGCGCCAGCTCAAGGCCGGCCGCTCGCGCACCGTGGGGCTCGTGGTGCAGGACTCGGCCAACCCCTTCTACAACGAGATCGCCCTGGGCGCGGAGACGGCCGCCGAGCGGCTGGGCCAGGCCGTGATCATCGGCAACGCGGGGCTCTCCCCCGAGCGGGAGAGCCTGTACCTGGACCTGTTCGAGGAGCAGCGGGTCCGGGGCGTGCTCGTCACCCCCCAGACCCCGGAGCGGGCCCGCGTCGACGTCCTGCGCTCCCGCGGCACCCCGGTGGTGCTGGTGGACGAGCACGCGGCTCCCAGCGAGTACTGCTCGCTGGCCGTGGACGACGTCGAGGGTGGTCGCGCGGCCGTGGCGCACCTCCTGGGCACGAGCCGCCGGCGGATCGCCTACGTGGGCGGCCCCGACTCCCTGCACCAGGTCCGCGACCGCCGAGCGGGGGCGCAGCGGGCGGTCGAGGCCGTGCCCGGTGCGTCCCTGGAGTCCTTCAGCACCACCGCCCTGACGGTGCTGGAGGGACGCCGGGTCGGCGAGCAGATCCTCGAGCTCCCCCCGGAGCGACGCCCCGAGGCCGTGTTCGCCGCCAACGACCTGCTGGCGCTCGGGCTGCTGCAGGCCTTCGCGTTCACCCACCGCGTCCGGGTGCCCGAGGACATCGCGCTCATCGGCTACGACGACATCGACTTCGCGACCTCGGCGATCGTCCCGCTCTCCTCGATCCGCCAGCCCGCGCGGCTGATCGGGCGCACGGCCGTGGAGCTGCTGGAGGACGAGATCACCGACCCCGGCCACCACCACCGTCACGTGAGCTTCCAGCCCGAGCTCGTCGTCCGGGACTCCACCCGCCCCGCGGCCTGA
- a CDS encoding pyridoxamine 5'-phosphate oxidase family protein: protein MTDQDNGTAKVRQLIKDTRIAMLTHADEHGNLISKPMATQDVDFDGTVYFIAERTSDQVQDLQQRPAVNVAYAGDGAWVSLTGTALVLNDEAKLKELWDSFTGSWLEGGPENPNNILIEVTGRSAEYWDTPGGGKVTQVANLVKSKVTGHTIKGDKGVVDL from the coding sequence ATGACCGACCAGGACAACGGCACCGCCAAGGTGCGCCAGCTCATCAAGGACACCCGGATCGCCATGCTCACCCACGCGGACGAGCACGGGAACCTGATCTCCAAGCCGATGGCCACGCAGGACGTGGACTTCGACGGCACCGTGTACTTCATCGCCGAGCGCACCTCGGACCAGGTCCAGGACCTGCAGCAGCGGCCGGCCGTGAACGTCGCCTACGCCGGGGACGGCGCCTGGGTCTCGCTGACCGGGACGGCGCTGGTGCTCAACGACGAGGCCAAGCTCAAGGAGCTGTGGGACAGCTTCACCGGCTCCTGGCTCGAGGGCGGGCCGGAGAACCCGAACAACATCCTGATCGAGGTCACCGGCCGCTCCGCCGAGTACTGGGACACCCCCGGCGGCGGCAAGGTCACCCAGGTGGCCAACCTCGTGAAGTCCAAGGTCACCGGCCACACGATCAAGGGCGACAAGGGCGTCGTCGACCTCTGA
- a CDS encoding Lrp/AsnC family transcriptional regulator — MTTLDAVDIGLLLHLLRYPRAQIGEVAAALGVARNTVVSRMRRLERREVLRSGGRDVDLTSVGFDVLAFLTLEVTHRELDAVVTALRGIDNVLEVHEISGRGDVWCRVAARETRDLHAVLRSILRIRGVLRAETSLALSEQIPYRVQPLLRTLTKGDSTSA; from the coding sequence GTGACCACACTGGACGCCGTCGACATCGGGCTGCTGCTGCACCTCCTGCGGTACCCCCGGGCGCAGATCGGGGAGGTGGCGGCCGCACTCGGGGTCGCACGCAACACCGTGGTCTCGCGGATGCGCCGGCTCGAGCGTCGGGAGGTGCTGCGCTCCGGCGGTCGAGACGTCGACCTGACCTCCGTGGGCTTCGACGTCCTGGCGTTCCTCACCCTCGAGGTCACCCACCGGGAGCTCGACGCCGTCGTCACCGCCCTGCGCGGCATCGACAACGTCCTGGAGGTGCACGAGATCTCGGGGCGCGGGGACGTCTGGTGCCGGGTGGCGGCGCGGGAGACCCGTGATCTGCACGCCGTCCTGCGTTCGATCCTGCGGATCCGGGGAGTCCTCCGCGCCGAGACGTCCCTGGCCCTCAGCGAGCAGATCCCCTACCGCGTCCAGCCCCTCCTGCGAACGCTGACGAAGGGCGACTCCACGTCAGCGTGA
- a CDS encoding MarR family winged helix-turn-helix transcriptional regulator, producing the protein MTGQLSIGVLMFIAHRSAENRIVEAVRRAGYTDLTVPQARILARIGPDGTRLSELAEQAQVAKQTATVLVDRLERAGYVERTVDPRDARARLVRIAGRGIELVPIARAEEARIEAEWSAHLGERRMRQLREALTALREITDPHAGPEEQG; encoded by the coding sequence ATGACAGGACAGCTCAGCATCGGGGTGCTCATGTTCATCGCGCACCGCTCGGCGGAGAACCGGATCGTGGAGGCGGTGCGTCGGGCCGGCTACACGGACCTCACCGTGCCGCAGGCGCGCATCCTGGCGCGGATCGGCCCGGACGGGACCCGCCTGTCCGAGCTGGCCGAGCAGGCGCAGGTGGCCAAGCAGACGGCCACGGTGCTGGTGGACCGGCTCGAGCGCGCGGGCTATGTGGAGCGCACGGTCGACCCTCGCGACGCCCGGGCGCGGCTGGTGCGGATCGCGGGCCGGGGAATCGAGCTCGTGCCGATCGCCCGCGCGGAGGAGGCCCGGATCGAGGCGGAGTGGAGTGCGCACCTGGGCGAACGGAGGATGCGCCAGCTGCGCGAGGCGCTCACAGCACTGCGCGAGATCACCGACCCGCACGCGGGGCCGGAGGAGCAGGGATGA
- a CDS encoding maleylpyruvate isomerase family mycothiol-dependent enzyme: protein MSTVRKHSTTGPMGDDDVWAVIDLQRRRTADLLAGLSGEQWDHPSLCEGWTVRDVAAHLTLQQLGLGAALLSALRHPGGLNHVILESARDRARRPADRLVAGIRATVGSRRHNVGVTSLETLTDILVHGQDIAVPLGLELEMPPEAAAVAAERVRSTGGTRTARVFRHLPLEGFRFVATDVSWAAGEGPEIRGPAAALLLLLTGRRAGLDRLAGDGVEMLRHRLAPA, encoded by the coding sequence ATGAGCACGGTCCGGAAGCACAGCACGACCGGCCCGATGGGCGACGACGACGTCTGGGCCGTGATCGACCTTCAGCGCCGGCGCACGGCGGACCTGCTCGCCGGGCTCTCCGGGGAGCAGTGGGACCACCCGTCGTTGTGCGAGGGATGGACGGTGCGGGACGTCGCCGCCCACCTGACGCTGCAGCAGCTGGGTCTCGGCGCCGCGCTGCTGTCCGCGCTGCGGCACCCGGGCGGCCTCAACCACGTCATCCTCGAGTCCGCCCGTGACCGCGCCCGCCGTCCGGCGGACCGCCTGGTCGCGGGCATCCGCGCCACGGTGGGCTCCCGGCGGCACAACGTGGGTGTGACGAGCCTCGAGACGCTGACCGACATCCTGGTGCACGGCCAGGACATCGCCGTGCCGCTGGGCCTCGAGCTCGAGATGCCCCCGGAGGCCGCGGCCGTCGCCGCGGAGCGCGTGCGGTCCACCGGGGGCACGCGCACGGCGCGGGTGTTCCGGCACCTGCCGCTGGAGGGCTTCCGGTTCGTCGCCACCGACGTCTCCTGGGCCGCGGGCGAGGGCCCCGAGATCCGGGGACCGGCCGCCGCGCTGCTGCTCCTGCTCACGGGGCGCCGCGCCGGGCTGGACCGGCTGGCGGGAGACGGGGTCGAGATGCTGCGGCACCGGCTCGCGCCCGCGTGA
- a CDS encoding zinc-binding dehydrogenase codes for MTTTPPLPRTRVAGGTMTAVVTTGVGGYDRLVLSRVPIPEPGEGEVLVRVLAAGMNNTEINTRLGWYSSSVTAGTNDVSEDAVGDASTRPDGGWNAATPFPLIQGADCCGRIAAVGRGGDESALGARVLVRACMRTKGFSSWDTTWLGSDLDGAFAQFVVVPAHEVFPVDCDWSDAELATIPCAYGTAENMVRRAGVTTGARVLVTGASGGVGSAVVQLAKRRGAHVVGMAGDAKRDQVRALGADEVVGRDDPRDVLGADSVDVVVDNVAGPGFPAVLDLLRRGGTYVSSGAIGGPLVALDMRTLYLKDLTLIGCTAWDEEVFPDLVSYIERGEIRPLLARVFPLEQIAAAQREFLEKTHVGKFALIPPDPAP; via the coding sequence ATGACCACGACTCCACCCCTCCCGCGGACGCGCGTCGCCGGCGGGACCATGACGGCGGTCGTCACCACCGGTGTCGGCGGCTACGACCGTCTCGTGCTCTCCCGAGTGCCCATCCCTGAGCCGGGCGAGGGCGAGGTGCTGGTCCGCGTCCTGGCGGCCGGCATGAACAACACCGAGATCAACACCAGGCTCGGCTGGTACTCGTCGTCGGTGACGGCAGGAACGAACGATGTGTCCGAGGACGCCGTCGGAGACGCCTCGACGAGACCGGACGGGGGCTGGAACGCGGCAACCCCGTTCCCGCTGATCCAGGGCGCGGACTGCTGCGGGCGGATCGCGGCCGTCGGCCGTGGGGGCGACGAGTCCGCCCTCGGGGCGCGGGTGCTGGTCCGCGCCTGCATGCGCACCAAGGGTTTCTCCTCGTGGGACACGACCTGGCTGGGCTCCGATCTCGACGGAGCATTTGCGCAGTTCGTCGTCGTCCCGGCGCACGAGGTCTTCCCGGTGGACTGCGACTGGAGCGACGCGGAGCTGGCGACCATCCCGTGCGCCTACGGGACGGCGGAGAACATGGTCCGCCGCGCCGGCGTCACCACGGGGGCACGGGTCCTGGTGACCGGCGCCTCCGGCGGCGTCGGATCGGCCGTGGTGCAGCTGGCCAAGCGGCGCGGTGCCCACGTCGTCGGCATGGCCGGTGACGCCAAGCGGGACCAGGTCCGCGCCCTCGGCGCCGACGAGGTCGTCGGGCGGGACGACCCGCGGGACGTGCTGGGCGCGGACAGCGTCGACGTCGTGGTCGACAACGTCGCCGGCCCCGGCTTCCCGGCCGTGCTGGACCTCCTCCGGAGGGGCGGGACGTACGTCTCCTCCGGGGCCATCGGCGGCCCCCTGGTCGCACTCGACATGCGCACCCTCTACCTGAAGGACCTCACCCTGATCGGCTGCACGGCGTGGGACGAAGAGGTGTTCCCCGACCTCGTCTCCTACATCGAGCGCGGAGAGATCCGGCCGCTGCTGGCGAGGGTCTTCCCGCTCGAGCAGATCGCGGCCGCCCAACGGGAGTTCCTCGAGAAGACGCACGTGGGCAAGTTCGCCCTGATCCCGCCCGACCCCGCACCCTGA
- a CDS encoding dihydrofolate reductase family protein codes for MSRARVHNFSISLDGFGTGEGLSQDAPFGHAGQRLHEWMIATRWWDPGGSGGVDDAFAQLHGVGIGAEIMGAGKFGPPGWHEDPGWEGWWGPNPPFHTPVFVLTHFPRPSIEMEGGTVFHFIDASPAEALETARTAADGQDVRIGGGPTTVRDFLAAGLVDHLHVVVVPILLGRGVRLWEGLEGLEADYRVEATSAPRGVTHVTFTRTSA; via the coding sequence ATGTCACGGGCCCGCGTCCACAACTTCTCCATCTCCCTCGACGGCTTCGGCACCGGTGAGGGGCTGAGCCAGGACGCCCCCTTCGGGCACGCCGGACAGAGGTTGCACGAATGGATGATCGCCACCCGGTGGTGGGATCCCGGCGGCAGCGGTGGCGTGGACGACGCCTTCGCCCAGCTGCACGGTGTGGGGATCGGCGCCGAGATCATGGGAGCGGGGAAGTTCGGTCCGCCCGGGTGGCACGAGGACCCCGGGTGGGAGGGCTGGTGGGGTCCCAACCCGCCGTTCCACACGCCCGTCTTCGTTCTCACCCATTTCCCGCGCCCTTCGATCGAGATGGAGGGCGGCACCGTGTTCCACTTCATCGACGCCTCGCCCGCAGAGGCGCTCGAGACGGCGCGCACGGCCGCCGACGGCCAGGACGTGCGCATCGGCGGGGGCCCCACCACGGTCCGCGACTTCCTGGCGGCCGGGCTCGTCGACCACCTGCACGTGGTGGTGGTCCCGATCCTGCTGGGCCGCGGCGTGCGCCTGTGGGAGGGGCTCGAGGGCCTGGAGGCGGACTACCGGGTCGAGGCCACCTCCGCGCCCCGTGGAGTCACCCACGTGACTTTCACCCGCACGAGCGCCTGA
- a CDS encoding SGNH/GDSL hydrolase family protein — MPIPDRHCTTPVTDELLHGVVELEHTDDGVIPHRLPAWARNQARDPQLAMAESQPSGARLLFATEARRIELRGRATRFRYEGAPPRPAGVFDLLVDGQRTRQAGLEAATVVSIDMTTGDRQITQAGIGGVVFDDLPRGPKTVELWLPHNETVELAEISSDAPLRPVQDLRPRWVHHGSSISHGSNAVHPTGTWPAVAARRADLNLLNLGFGGSALLDPFTARTIRDTPAELISVKLGINLVNLDLMRLRALGPAVHGFLDTIRDGHPHTPLLVISPLLCPIHENTPGPGAFDPDALARGELRFRATGDPGEVAAGKLTLTVIRAELARIVTERAHDDPHLFHLDGRELYGESDARELPLPDALHPDATTHLRIGERFAEFVLGHGSLPAGEGA; from the coding sequence ATGCCGATCCCCGACCGACACTGCACCACGCCCGTCACCGACGAGCTCCTCCACGGCGTCGTGGAGCTGGAGCACACGGACGACGGAGTGATCCCGCACCGCCTCCCCGCGTGGGCCAGGAACCAGGCCCGCGACCCGCAGCTGGCCATGGCCGAGTCCCAGCCCTCGGGCGCGCGGCTGCTCTTCGCGACCGAGGCGCGCCGCATCGAGCTCCGCGGGCGCGCCACACGCTTCCGGTACGAGGGCGCACCACCGCGCCCGGCGGGCGTCTTCGACCTGCTGGTCGACGGCCAGCGCACCCGGCAGGCCGGCCTCGAGGCCGCGACCGTGGTGAGCATCGACATGACCACCGGCGACCGGCAGATCACGCAGGCCGGGATCGGCGGCGTCGTCTTCGACGATCTGCCCCGGGGCCCCAAGACGGTCGAGCTCTGGCTGCCGCACAACGAGACCGTGGAACTGGCCGAGATCAGCTCCGACGCCCCCCTCCGGCCGGTGCAGGACCTGCGCCCGAGGTGGGTGCACCACGGCAGCTCGATCAGTCACGGCTCGAACGCGGTGCATCCCACCGGCACCTGGCCGGCGGTCGCCGCGAGGCGGGCCGACCTCAATCTGCTCAACCTCGGCTTCGGGGGCAGCGCGCTGCTCGACCCGTTCACCGCACGCACCATCCGGGACACCCCGGCCGAGCTGATCAGCGTCAAGCTCGGCATCAACCTGGTCAACCTCGATCTGATGCGGCTGCGGGCCTTAGGCCCCGCAGTGCACGGCTTCCTCGACACGATCCGCGACGGCCATCCCCACACCCCGCTGCTGGTGATCTCCCCCCTCCTGTGCCCGATCCACGAGAACACCCCGGGACCCGGCGCCTTCGACCCGGACGCCCTCGCCCGGGGTGAGCTGCGGTTCCGGGCGACCGGCGACCCCGGCGAGGTCGCCGCCGGCAAGCTCACCCTGACGGTCATCCGTGCCGAACTGGCACGGATCGTGACGGAGCGGGCGCACGACGATCCGCACCTGTTCCACCTCGACGGACGCGAGCTCTACGGGGAGTCCGACGCCCGGGAGCTCCCCCTGCCCGACGCCCTCCACCCCGACGCGACCACGCACCTGCGGATCGGCGAGCGCTTCGCCGAGTTCGTGCTCGGCCACGGCTCGCTGCCGGCCGGCGAAGGGGCGTGA
- a CDS encoding PspC domain-containing protein — protein sequence MNTSLVRPRNGKLIAGVCAALAARFGLPKFLLRLGFIVFGLVGVGELVYIALWIIIPKEA from the coding sequence ATGAACACTTCTCTGGTCCGCCCCCGCAACGGCAAGCTCATCGCCGGCGTCTGCGCGGCCCTGGCGGCCCGCTTCGGACTGCCGAAGTTCCTCCTGCGGCTGGGCTTCATCGTCTTCGGCCTGGTGGGCGTGGGGGAGCTGGTCTACATCGCCCTGTGGATCATCATCCCCAAGGAGGCCTGA
- a CDS encoding MFS transporter, with protein sequence MTVFNELTMRSGAGDAGRGWNAGSRSRLVLTMSTTALLLVGANLATPLYPALQERLGLGPFAVTVAFSSYVLALIAGLVLYGHWSDHIGRRTALVLSVLVGLAGEIVFATAGGLAGLVTGRVLQGAAVAMVTGASSAALRELLPHRPEWAGRFTLLASAGGVAAGPLLGGALGQLPHPTTTPFAVHCTMLIAVLVPLWTLHARPAIAPAPGSAAFKALRPRRLCLPPGVRTRFQQAAAVGFLSFALFGFSLSLAPGYFARTLGVSSPAGIGALAALVLIGSAAAQLVGRPRVRALPGALVGMALGTALIGVAGALSSLPLLLLGALFAGAAQGVAFRTAFNELSVAVPAADNARVVSAVYVVTYLGSAVPVLGLGVLAGAVGVPSSVHWFAGTLAGACLLLAGTVRLRARRGPRRGQQA encoded by the coding sequence ATGACCGTGTTCAACGAGCTGACCATGCGCTCCGGCGCCGGCGACGCAGGCCGGGGATGGAACGCGGGATCGCGCTCCCGCCTGGTGCTGACCATGTCCACGACGGCACTGCTGCTGGTGGGCGCCAACCTGGCCACCCCGCTGTACCCCGCGCTGCAGGAGCGCCTGGGGCTCGGCCCCTTCGCGGTGACGGTGGCGTTCTCCTCCTACGTCCTGGCCCTCATTGCCGGGCTCGTTCTCTACGGGCACTGGTCGGACCACATCGGGCGGCGCACTGCCCTGGTGCTGTCGGTCCTCGTGGGACTGGCCGGTGAGATCGTCTTCGCGACCGCCGGGGGTCTCGCCGGTCTCGTGACCGGTCGGGTCCTGCAGGGCGCAGCCGTCGCGATGGTGACCGGCGCCAGCAGCGCGGCGCTCCGGGAGCTCCTGCCCCACCGCCCGGAGTGGGCCGGCCGCTTCACCCTCCTGGCGTCGGCGGGCGGAGTGGCGGCGGGCCCCCTCCTGGGCGGGGCCCTGGGCCAGCTGCCCCACCCGACGACGACTCCCTTCGCCGTCCACTGCACCATGCTGATCGCCGTCCTGGTGCCGCTGTGGACGCTGCACGCCAGGCCGGCCATCGCCCCGGCCCCGGGATCGGCGGCCTTCAAGGCCCTGCGGCCGCGCCGTCTCTGCCTGCCGCCCGGGGTCCGCACGCGGTTCCAGCAGGCGGCCGCGGTCGGTTTCCTCAGCTTTGCGCTCTTCGGCTTCAGCCTCTCGCTGGCTCCGGGCTACTTCGCACGAACGCTCGGGGTGAGCTCCCCGGCCGGGATCGGGGCGCTGGCGGCCCTCGTGCTCATCGGGTCCGCCGCGGCGCAGCTGGTGGGACGCCCCCGCGTCCGGGCCCTGCCCGGGGCCCTGGTGGGGATGGCCCTGGGCACGGCGCTGATCGGGGTGGCGGGCGCGCTGTCCAGCCTGCCGCTGCTGCTCCTCGGCGCCCTGTTCGCCGGGGCGGCCCAGGGTGTCGCGTTCCGCACGGCGTTCAACGAGCTGTCCGTGGCCGTTCCGGCCGCCGACAACGCCCGGGTGGTCAGCGCGGTCTACGTCGTGACCTATCTGGGCAGTGCCGTGCCGGTCCTGGGCCTCGGGGTCCTGGCCGGCGCGGTGGGCGTCCCCTCCTCCGTCCACTGGTTCGCGGGCACCCTGGCGGGCGCATGCCTGCTGCTGGCGGGAACCGTCCGGCTCCGGGCCCGTCGCGGGCCGCGGCGTGGACAGCAGGCCTGA
- a CDS encoding PP2C family protein-serine/threonine phosphatase, whose protein sequence is MQTHTAHTEVARVDALHALKILDTPREERYDRVVRLAQDVFGVKAAAVNLIDADRQFTKAEAGLDGLVHATRTDSLCARTVDRDAPLIVADAMTEQRFAGSSFVTGDDPVRFYAGHPLHAPGGEPVGSLCLVDSVPRELDERERRILAEMAGWVERELAAQMELDRAEQIQQMLMPRTGLVTPAVEAAGRCLPARSVGGDFYDWMVLGDEVQAMVTDVMGKGIPAALLSASARAVLRGTFQYNPPAEAMKRAAGALTPLLEEAGAFITAFIARVHTGTGEMSYIDAGHGLALILSPDGAHRRLISSGPPLGVVAEWIWDVHTTTLLPGQTLLVVSDGYLDFFDDLEAAVATAAALNTLAGTAEELVMLCSDYAGTSGADDDTTVLALRRTA, encoded by the coding sequence ATGCAAACGCACACGGCCCACACGGAGGTCGCCCGGGTCGATGCCCTGCACGCCCTGAAGATCCTGGACACCCCCCGGGAGGAGCGCTACGACCGTGTGGTGCGCCTCGCCCAGGACGTCTTCGGGGTGAAGGCCGCGGCCGTGAACCTCATCGACGCCGACCGGCAGTTCACCAAGGCCGAGGCGGGACTGGACGGACTCGTCCACGCCACCCGCACCGACTCGCTGTGCGCGCGCACCGTCGACCGGGACGCCCCGCTGATCGTCGCCGACGCGATGACCGAGCAGCGCTTCGCCGGCAGTTCGTTCGTCACCGGGGACGACCCGGTGCGCTTCTACGCCGGCCACCCGCTGCACGCCCCCGGCGGTGAGCCGGTCGGGTCCCTGTGCCTGGTCGACAGCGTCCCGCGCGAGCTGGACGAGCGGGAGCGGCGCATCCTCGCGGAGATGGCCGGGTGGGTGGAGCGCGAGCTCGCGGCCCAGATGGAGCTGGACCGGGCCGAACAGATCCAGCAGATGCTCATGCCCCGCACCGGGCTGGTCACCCCCGCGGTCGAGGCCGCCGGCCGGTGCCTGCCGGCGCGGTCCGTCGGCGGGGACTTCTACGACTGGATGGTCCTGGGCGACGAGGTGCAGGCGATGGTCACCGACGTGATGGGCAAGGGCATCCCCGCGGCCCTGCTGTCCGCCTCCGCGCGCGCCGTGCTGCGCGGGACGTTCCAGTACAACCCCCCTGCGGAGGCCATGAAGCGCGCGGCCGGGGCGCTGACCCCGCTGCTGGAGGAGGCGGGGGCGTTCATCACCGCCTTCATCGCCCGGGTGCACACCGGGACCGGGGAGATGAGCTACATCGACGCCGGCCACGGCCTGGCGCTGATCCTGTCCCCGGACGGCGCCCACCGCCGGCTGATCTCCTCGGGCCCGCCCCTGGGGGTCGTGGCCGAGTGGATCTGGGACGTGCACACCACCACGCTCCTGCCCGGACAGACCCTGCTGGTGGTCTCCGACGGCTACCTGGACTTCTTCGACGACCTCGAGGCGGCCGTCGCGACCGCCGCAGCCCTCAACACGCTGGCCGGCACCGCCGAAGAGCTCGTGATGCTGTGCAGCGACTACGCCGGCACCTCCGGCGCCGATGACGACACGACGGTCCTCGCGCTCCGGCGCACCGCCTGA
- a CDS encoding bile acid:sodium symporter has product MNAPTVAARAERHQVAVYLVAIAAAVLVGWTVPGAPALAPAITPVLGLLLFATFLAVPFAALGRAFADLRFLAALLVVNFVVVPVVVLGLSRPVAGHEALLLGVLLVLLAPCVDYVIVFTGLAGGAADRLLAAAPLLMLAQMLLLPAYLLLLAGPEAVALVELGPFAEAFVLLILLPLAAAAAVQRAASGSAAARRLESATGAAMVPLMALTLFTVIASQVRGVGEQLADLAAVVPLYAGFLVLMVPIGILAARLARLDVPVSRALVFGGVTRNSLVVLPLALALPERLALTPFVVVTQTLVELVGMVVLVRLVPALVRDRDPRHSGGTTPSHRKAPRP; this is encoded by the coding sequence GTGAACGCACCGACAGTCGCCGCACGGGCCGAGCGCCACCAGGTGGCCGTGTACCTGGTGGCCATCGCGGCCGCGGTCCTCGTGGGCTGGACGGTGCCCGGCGCGCCGGCGCTCGCCCCGGCCATCACCCCGGTCCTGGGGCTGCTGCTGTTCGCCACGTTCCTGGCCGTCCCGTTCGCCGCACTGGGCCGGGCCTTCGCGGACCTCCGCTTCCTCGCGGCGCTGCTGGTGGTGAACTTCGTGGTCGTCCCGGTCGTGGTCCTCGGGCTGTCCCGGCCGGTCGCCGGGCACGAGGCCCTGCTGCTGGGCGTGCTGCTCGTGCTGCTGGCCCCCTGCGTGGACTACGTCATCGTCTTCACCGGCCTCGCCGGGGGCGCCGCCGACCGGCTGCTGGCGGCCGCCCCGCTGCTGATGCTCGCGCAGATGCTGCTCCTGCCCGCCTACCTGCTGCTCCTCGCCGGCCCGGAGGCGGTGGCCCTGGTGGAGCTGGGCCCCTTCGCGGAGGCGTTCGTGCTCCTGATCCTGCTGCCCCTGGCCGCGGCGGCGGCCGTGCAGCGGGCGGCGTCCGGCTCCGCCGCGGCCCGGCGGCTGGAGTCCGCGACGGGCGCGGCGATGGTGCCGCTCATGGCGCTGACCCTGTTCACCGTGATCGCCTCGCAGGTGCGCGGGGTGGGGGAGCAGCTGGCCGACCTCGCGGCGGTCGTGCCGCTCTACGCCGGCTTCCTGGTGCTCATGGTCCCGATCGGGATCCTGGCCGCCCGCCTCGCCCGCCTGGACGTGCCGGTCTCTCGGGCCCTGGTCTTCGGCGGGGTCACCCGCAACTCCCTCGTGGTGCTCCCCCTGGCCCTGGCGCTGCCGGAGCGGCTCGCGCTGACGCCGTTCGTCGTCGTCACCCAGACCCTGGTCGAGCTGGTGGGGATGGTGGTGCTGGTGCGGCTGGTCCCCGCGCTGGTGCGGGACCGCGATCCACGACACAGTGGGGGCACCACCCCGTCCCACCGAAAGGCACCCCGCCCATGA